From Heteronotia binoei isolate CCM8104 ecotype False Entrance Well chromosome 12, APGP_CSIRO_Hbin_v1, whole genome shotgun sequence, the proteins below share one genomic window:
- the ADRA2B gene encoding alpha-2B adrenergic receptor: MTVATMGSHEGYTIQATAAIAAVITFLILFTIFGNILVIIAVLTSRSLRAPQNLFLVSLAAADILVATLIIPFSLANELMGYWYFSRTWCKAYLALDVLFCTASIVHLCAISLDRYWSVSRAIEYNSKRTPRRIKCTILVVWLIAAVISLPPLVVNENPNNAKEEERKCELNEEPWYIISSSTCSFFAPCVIMILVYLRIYFIAKRRSRQGPRAKKTKVKVDEGLPQIVTGPSNETSPKQNQNQTERELNGHQLPIQEGDQLDSHIPSLRRISLVSQEGKPLQSATAPSPSEPQLEKKPSSGSSPLEGSPHNSLKQSNGTPQSSPKGMDTLATAKGEVVLVRRALSANPWKKKTHLNREKRFTFVLAVVIGVFVICWFPFFFLYSLRAICPVKHCQIPDSTFTFFFWIGYCNSSLNPVIYTIFNQDFRKAFRKILCRQWTQTAW, translated from the coding sequence ATGACTGTGGCCACCATGGGTAGCCATGAGGGCTACACGATCCAAGCCACCGCTGCCATCGCTGCAGTCATTACCTTCCTCATTCTCTTTACCATCTTCGGCAACATCCTGGTGATCATCGCCGTGCTGACCAGCAGGTCTCTGAGAGCCCCACAGAACCTCTTCCTGGTATCTCTGGCAGCTGCGgacatactggtggcaaccctcATTATTCCCTTCTCTCTCGCCAATGAACTGATGGGCTATTGGTACTTCAGCAGGACCTGGTGCAAGGCCTATCTGGCACTGGATGTCCTCTTCTGCACTGCCTCCATCGTACATCTCTGTGCCATCAGTCTGGACCGCTACTGGTCCGTCAGCCGGGCAATTGAGTACAATTCCAAGAGGACTCCAAGGAGAATCAAGTGCACCATTCTTGTTGTGTGGTTGATTGCTGCTGTCATCTCTCTGCCTCCACTGGTCGTCAACGAAAACCCAAacaatgcaaaagaagaagaaaggaagtgtGAACTGAATGAGGAGCCATGGTATATAATTTCCTCCAGCACCTGCTCCTTTTTTGCCCCCTGTGTCATTATGATCTTGGTGTATCTCAGGATCTACTTCATAGCTAAACGTCGAAGCAGGCAGGGGCCTAGAGCAAAGAAGACTAAGGTAAAAGTGGATGAAGGGCTTCCTCAGATTGTCACTGGCCCATCCAATGAAACATCTCCCAAACAGAACCAGAACCAAACAGAAAGGGAACTCAATGGGCATCAGTTACCTATCCAAGAAGGGGACCAACTAGACAGCCATATTCCCTCCCTAAGAAGGATTTCTCTCGTGAGCCAGGAGGGAAAACCCCTCCAGTCAGCAACTGCCCCCAGCCCTTCTGAGCCCCAGTTAGAGAAGAAACCATCTTCAGGATCCAGTCCATTGGAGGGCTCTCCTCATAACAGCCTGAAGCAGAGTAATGGTACGCCACAAAGCTCACCGAAGGGTATGGACACATTGGCCACGGCCAAAGGCGAGGTTGTGCTGGTGAGGAGGGCTCTCAGCGCCAacccttggaagaagaagacacaCCTGAACAGAGAGAAGAGGTTTACTTTTGTTCTTGCTGTGGTGATTGGGGTCTTTGTCATTTGTTGGTTCCCTTTTTTCTTCCTTTACAGCCTCAGGGCCATCTGCCCCGTGAAGCATTGTCAAATCCCAGACAGCACGTTCACGTTTTTCTTCTGGATTGGCTACTGTAATAGCTCCTTGAACCCTGTCATATACACCATCTTCAACCAGGACTTTCGAAAGGCATTCCGGAAGATTCTTTGTAGGCAGTGGACTCAGACTGCCTGGTGA